The nucleotide sequence GTTTTGTGGGAAAGGCCCACCAGGTAGAGGGGCAGGGCCATACGCCTCCCGGAGTATACCCCATGGGGATAGGGACAGATGCCCTACGCCCCCAAGGCCCGGAGGATGGCCCCAAAGAGGCCCTCGAGGCCCGGGCGTTCCGCCTCGTAAGGGGAAAAACCGAGCCTCTCCGCCTCCTCGGCCGTGCTCGGTCCGATGCAGGCCGCCTTCGGGCGCCTCCTGGTCCAGCGGGCGAAGGCCCGAACCCCGCTCGGGCTGAAGAAGGCCGCCACCTCCGCCCGCTCCAGGAGGGCCACCTCCTCGGGGGAGAGGGCCCTTTCCCGGGTGGCGTAGACGGGAAGGCGCTCCACCCAAGCCCCCCGGGCCCGAAGGCCCTCCTCCAGGTCCCGCCCCGCCAGGTCCCCGGCCACGAAGAGGACCCTCCTCGCCTCGGGGAAGCCCCGGGCCAGGTCCTGGGCCGTGGCCCTCTCCGGCACGAAGGCGGGGGGAAGCCCCCCCTCCGCCAAGATCCTCCCCGTCCCCTCCCCCACCGCCGCCACCTGGAGGGAGGGGCGCCCCGCCTCCTCCCAGGCCCAAAGGAGCCTCCTCGCCCCCTCCTTGGAGGTGACGGCCACGAAGTCCCACCCCTCCTTGAGCCTCCCCGGAAGGAGGGCAAGGGTGGGGAGGTCCACCTGCTCCAGGAGGGCCACCTCCGCCGCCTCCAGGCCCAGGGCGGCGAGCCTCGCAAGAAGCGCCCTATCCTTCCCCCGCGTGAGGAGCACCACGGCCCTGGAGCACCTTCTGCAAGAGCCTCATGGCGGCGAGGGCCCGGGGAAAGCCCAGGAAGAGGGCTGCCTGGAGGATAGCCTCCCGCACCTCCCGCTCCGTGGCCCCCACCCGCAAGGCCCCCTCGAGGTGGGTGGCGAGCTCCTTAGGGCTTCCCAGGGCGACGAGGGCGGTGATGGCGAGAAGCTCCCGGGTCTTCAGGTCCAGGCCCGGCCGCGCCAGCACCTCCTCGTAGGCGAAGTCCCGGATGTAGCGGAAGAGGTCCTCGTCCACCTGCTTCAGCGCCTCCTCAATGGCCTCCCGCTTCTCCCCCCAGAGGGCCTCCCGGACGCTCATGGGAGGTAGTCTAGCACCGCAGGAAGCCGGGAAAGGGCCTTGGGGTTTTCCCCCAGGGGGTCAAAGAGGAGGGCCCGGACCCCGGCGGCTTCCGCCCCCAGGAGGTCCGCCTCGGAGTCGCCCACGTGGACCGCCTCCTCCGGGGCCACGCCGAGGGCGGAGAGGGCCTCCTTAAAGAGCCTGGGATCGGGCTTGGCGTGGCCCGAGAGGGCGCTTACCGCGAGGTGGTCAAAGTAGCGCTTTAGGCCCACCACCTCCAGGATCTCGGGGAGGGTGGCGTCCCAGTTGGAGACCACGGCCAGGCGGTACCCCTGCGCCTTTAGGGCCCTTAGGGTCTCCTCCGCCCCCGGGGTGAGGGGCCAGAGGGCGGGGTCCTTCCAGCGGGCCACGAGCTCGGCGCTCACGGCCTCCGCGTGCTCCCCGAGGCCCATCCCCTCCAGAAGCCGCCGGTGAAAGGCCCGCCAGAGGGCGAGGGCGGTTTCCAGGTCCCGGGCCTCCAAGTGGTGGTCCTCGTAGAAGCGGAAGGCCTCGAGGGCCGCCTTGCGCACATCCCCCCGTGGCCGCAGGCCCCGCTCCTCCAAAAGGGGCAGGAGCCAGAAGCGGGGGCTCGCCAGGATCAGGGTGTTCCCCACGTCAAAGGTCAGGGCCCGGACCATGGCCTAAGTCTATACCCTTTCTAACCCAGGCCTAACCCCGGCATGCTACACTTTTCGTAGTGCACAAGGGGTGGAACGATGCGATGGTTGGCAGCGGCGCTGACCCTTTGCCTTCCGGCCCTAGCCCAGACCTTTGAGGTGGCCTCGGGGGAGGCTCGCTACCGGGTGCGGGAGGAGCTTCTGCAGGTGGGCCTCGCCGAGGCCGTGGGCACCACCAAGGCGGTGCGGGGGGAGGTCCGGCTCCAAGGCGGGCGGGCAAGCGGGGAGTTCGTGGTGGACCTGAGGGAGCTTAAGAGCGACCAGGCCCGGCGGGACAGCTACCTGCGCCAACGAACCCTGGAGACGGACCGCTACCCCTTCGCCACCTTCCGCCCCAAGGAGGTGAGGGGCCTCCCGAACCCCCTGCCCCAAAGCGGCCGGGTGCCCCTTCAGGTGGTCGGGGACCTCACCCTAAAAGAAGTGACGCAGGAGGTAGTCTGGGAGGGGGAAGCGGAGTTCCGGGGCGAGGAGGTGCGGGTCTTCCTCAGGACGGAGTTTCCCTTTGAGAAGTTCCGCCTCACCCAGCCCCGGGTCTCCGTGGTCCTGAGCGTGGAAAACCGCATCCGGCTGGAGGTGGAACTCCTCCTTAGGCGCAAATGAGGCGGCGCGCGCTTTTGGGAATGCTCCTTCTCCCCCTGGCCCGGGGGCAAGGGGCCTGCGCCCCCACCCCGGCCCTGACCCAAGGCCCCTACTACCTCCGGGAGGTCCCCGAGCGGGAGGACCTGAGGGAAGGGCTTCCCGGGGTGCCCCTAAGGCTCCTCCTCCGGGTGCAGGACCGGGCCTGCAGGCCCGTGGCGGGCGCCCGGGTAGACCTCTGGCACGCGGACGCCCTGGGCCGCTACTCGGGCGTGAACGCCCCCGGGGTCTTCTGCCGCGGCTTCCGGCGCACGGACGGGGAGGGCCGGGCGGCCTTCCTCACCCTCTTTCCCGGCTGGTACCCAGGCCGCACCCCCCACCTGCACCTTCGGGTGGAGGCGGGAGCTCAGGTCTTCGCCACCCAGCTCTTCTTCCCCGAGGAGGTCCAACGCCAGGTCTACGCCCTCCCGCCCTACCGGGAAAGGGGGATGCCCCGGGTGAAGAACCGCCAGGACGGCCTCTTCCGGGCGGACCTCCTTCTTCCCCTGGAAAGGGAGGGGGAGGGCTTTCGGGGAACCTTCGTCCTCACCTTACCCTCTTAGGCTACCCTTAGGGCATGATCGCCCGCTACCAGACGCCGGAGATGGCCCGCCTCTGGTCGGAGGAAAGCCGCTACCGGATGTGGGCCCGGGTGGAGGCCTACGCCCTCGAGGCCTGGGAGGCGCGGGGGGAGGTACCGAAGGGGCTTGCGGCGAGGCTTTTAGCGAAGCTTGAGGGAAAGCCCCTGGACGAGGCCTTCGCCCGGAGGGTGGCCGAGCTGGAGGCCGAGACCCGGCACGACCTCGTGGCCTTCACCCGAGCCCTCACCGAGTGGACGGAGGACGAGGAGGTGGGCCGCTACCTCCACCTGGGCCTCACCAGCTCGGACGTGGTGGACACGGCCCAAAACGCCCTCTTGGTCAGGGCCCTGGACCTCATCCTGGAGGAGCTCAAGGGGGTAGAGGAGGCCCTTAAGGCCCTCGCCCTCCGCTTCAAGTACACCCCCGCCATCGCCCGCACCCACGGGGTCCACGCCGAGCCCACCAGCTTCGGCCTCCGCTTCCTCTCCTTCCTGGCAGCCTTCCAGAGGGACGAAGGGCGGCTTAGGCGGGCCAAGGGGACCATCGGGGTGGCCATGCTCTCGGGCTCGGTGGGCAACTACGCCCACGTCCCCCCCGAGGTGGAGGCCCATGTGGCCTTTAGGCTTGGCCTCGAGCCCGAACCCATCTCCACCCAGGTGGTCCCCCGGGACCGGCACGCGGAGGTCCTCTCCGCCCTCGCCATCCTGGGGGGGAACGTGGAGCGGGTGGCGGTGGAGCTACGCCACCTCCAGCGGACGGAGGTCCTCGAGGCCCAGGAGCCCTTCCACGAAGGCCAGACGGGAAGCTCCTCCATGCCCCACAAGAAAAACCCCGTGGGCCTGGAGAACCTGACCGGGGTGGCGAGGCTCCTAAGGGGCTACCTGGGGCCCGCCCTGGAGGACATCGCCCTCTGGCACGAGCGGGACATCGCCCACTCCTCGGTGGAGAGGGTGATCCTCCCCGACGCCACCACCCTGGCCCACTACGCCTTAAGGCGGCTCAAGGGGATCCTCGAGGGCCTCGTGGTTTACGAGAGGAACCTCAAGCGGAACCTGGACCTCACCCGGGGCCTCGTCTACTCCCAGCGGGTCCTGAACGCCCTCATAGAAAGGGGCCTTCCCCGGCAAGCGGCCTACGCCCTGGTCCAGCGGAACGCCCTTAGGAGCTGGGAGGAGGAGAGAAGCTTCCTGGAGCTTCTGGAAGAAGACCCCAAAAACCCCCTGAAGGGGAAGGAGCTAAGGGCCCTCTTTGACCCAAAGCCCTTCCTCCGGCACGTGGAGGCCATTTACGCCCGGTTCGGGCTCTAGCATGAGGACATGCCCCGGTTCACCCACGATCCCCGCCTCTTCAGCGGTAAGGCCACCCTCCGGGGGATGCGCCTCACGGTGGCGGGCTTTGAGCCCGTGAAGGTCCTGGTGGACATGGCGGCCGCTACAATGAGGGCAAAGGGCCCCGCGCCCCTGAGGAGAGGCATGGAGAAGCTTTACGAAGGCAAGGCCAAGGTGCTCTACCAGGAAGGCCCGGACACCCTAAGGGTCTACTTCAAGGACGAGGCCACCGCCTTTAACGCGCAAAAGCGGGGGGTGATCCCCGGTAAGGGCGTGGTGAACAACAAGGTCTCCTCGGCCCTCTTCCGCTACCTCGAGGCCCATGGGGTGAGAACCCACTTCCTGGAGGAGGTCTCCGAGCGGGAGATGCGGGTGAAGCGGGTAGAGATCCTCCCCCTGGAGGTGATCCTCCGCTTTAGGGCGGCGGGAAGCTTCGCCAAGCGCTACGGGGTGGCGGAGGGCACGCCCCTAAAGAAGCCCCTCCTGGAGTTCTCCCTGAAAAGCGACGCCCTCGGCGACCCCCTCCTCTGTGAGAACGCCGTCCTCGCTCTAGGGCTTGCGGAGGAGGCGGAGCTTGAGGCGGTGAAGGCCACGACCCTTAGGGTGGGGGAGCTCCTCAAGGCCTTCTTCGCCGAAAGGGGCCTGGAACTCGTGGACTTCAAGCTGGAGTTCGGCCGGCGGGGCGGGGAGGTCCTCCTCGCCGACGAGATCAGCCCCGACACCATGCGGCTTTGGGACGAGAAGGGAGAGCCTTGGGACAAGGACCGCTTCCGCAAGGACCTGGGCGGAGTGGAGGAGGCCTACCAAGAGGTGCTGCGGCGCGTCCTGGGCGAGCCCCAAGCCCGGTCCTGAGGGCCAAGCCATGCCGAGATACCAAGCCACCCTGCTCATAGAGCTGAAGGCGGGCATCCTAGACCCCCAGGGCCGGGCGGTGGAGGGGGTCTTAAGGGACCTCGGCCACCCGGTGGAGGGCGTCCGGGTAGGCAAGGTGCTGGAGGTGGTCTTCCGGGCGGAAGGCCCCCTGGAGGCCGAGGCCAAGGCCAAGGAGCTAGCCCAGCTCCTCGCCAACCCGGTGATGGAAACCTGGGCCCTGGAGGCCCTGAAGGAGCTGCCATGAGGTGGGCCATCGTCCGCTTCCCCGGTTCCAACTGCGACGAGGACGCCCGCTTCGCCCTAAAGAAGGCGGGGATCCAAGCGGAATACGTCTGGCACACGGAAAGGGACCTCAAGGGCTTTGACGGGGTCTTCCTCCCCGGGGGGTTCAGCTACGGGGACTACCTGAGAGCGGGGGCCCTCGCCGCCAAGAGCCCGGTGATGGAGGCGGTGCGGCGCTTCGCCGAGGAGGGGCGGTACGTGGTGGGGGTCTGCAACGGCTTCCAGGTGCTCACCGAGGCGGGGCTTCTGCCGGGGGCGCTTCTCGCCAACCTCAACCTCCACTTCACCTGCAAGGAGGTGGGGGTGCGGGTGGAGCGGAACGACCTGCCCTTCACCCGCCTCTACGGGAAGGGGCAGGTCCTCAGGCTCCCCATCGCCCACGCCGAGGGGCGCTACCACGCCGACCCCGAGACCCTGGCCCGCCTCGAGGGGGAGGGGCTCGTGGTCTTCCGCTACGCCCCCCTCAAGGGGGAGGCCGACTACAACCCGAACGGGAGCCTGCACGACATCGCGGGCATCGTGAACGAGAGGGGCAACGTCCTCGGGATGATGCCCCACCCCGAGCGGGCGGTGGACGGGCTTCTGGGGGGGGAAGATGGGCTGCCCTTCTTCCTGGGGCTCGTGCGGGAGGTGGTCGGATGAAGCCTAAGGCCATTACCTTTGACTTCTGGGGGACCCTCTTCACCGAGGGGGAAGCGTTTTTGGAAAGGGTCATGCCCGCCCGGTACGAGATCCTCTTGGACGCCCTCTCCGAGGCGGGCCACCCCGCGGAGGAGGCCGAGGTGCGGGAGGCCTACCGCCAGGCCACCCTGGCCTTTGAGGAGGCCTGGCGGGCGGGGGAGCACATGTCCGTTTACGATCGGGTGGCCCGGATCTTCGCCCTCCTCGGCGCCCCCCACGACCCCGGCCTCATCGCCCTCACCGCCAGGAAGCTGGAGGAGAGCTCCCTCCTCGCCGACCTCAAACCGCTCCCGGGGGTGGAGGCGCTGAAGGCCCTCGCCAAGCGGTATCCCCTGGCCCTGGTCTCGGACACCGGCCTCACCCCGGGCCGCCTCCTCCGGGAGCACCTGAAGCGGCAGGGCCTGGACGTCTTCCAGGCCTTTAGCTTCTCCGACGAGACGGGCTTCGTGAAGCCCAGGCCCGAGGCCTTCCGGGTGGCCCTGGAGGCCCTGGGCGTAGCCCCCGAGGAGGCGCTCCACGTGGGGGACCTGCCCCAGACGGACATCAAGGGGGCCTTTGGGGCGGGCTACCCCTGGGCTTTCCAGTACGTGGGCCTTAGGGAGGTGAACGGGGAGGTGCGGCCCACGGCCAAGGTGAAGGACCACCGGGAGCTCCTCGCCCTCCTAGAGTGATGGAGGCCCTAGCCCAGGAGATCGGCATCCCCCTGGAGGAGTACCGGGAGATCACCCGGCGGCTTGGGCGGGAGCCGAACCGGGTGGAGCTCCTCCTCTTCAAGGTGATGTGGAGCGAGCACTGCGCCTACAAAAACTCCCGCCCCCTCCTCAAGGAGCTCCCCAAGGAGGGCGAGGCCGTCCTCCAGGGCCCCGGGGAAAACGCGGGCGTGGTCCGGATCGGCGAAGGGTGGGCCGTGGCCTTCAAGATAGAGAGCCACAACCACCCCTCGGCGGTGGAGCCCTTCCAGGGAGCGGCCACGGGCGTGGGGGGGATCCTCCGGGACATCCTGAGCATGGGGGCCCGCCCCATCGCCCTCCTGGACTCCCTCCGCTTCGGCCCCCCGGAGGAGGCGAAAAGCCGCTACCTCCTCAAGGGGGTGGTCTCGGGGATCAGCTTCTACGGCAACGCCATCGGGGTGCCCACGGTGGGCGGGGACCTCTACTTCCACGAGGGCTACCGGGAAAACCCCCTGGTGAACG is from Thermus islandicus DSM 21543 and encodes:
- a CDS encoding carboxymuconolactone decarboxylase family protein is translated as MSVREALWGEKREAIEEALKQVDEDLFRYIRDFAYEEVLARPGLDLKTRELLAITALVALGSPKELATHLEGALRVGATEREVREAILQAALFLGFPRALAAMRLLQKVLQGRGAPHAGEG
- a CDS encoding YceI family protein — encoded protein: MRWLAAALTLCLPALAQTFEVASGEARYRVREELLQVGLAEAVGTTKAVRGEVRLQGGRASGEFVVDLRELKSDQARRDSYLRQRTLETDRYPFATFRPKEVRGLPNPLPQSGRVPLQVVGDLTLKEVTQEVVWEGEAEFRGEEVRVFLRTEFPFEKFRLTQPRVSVVLSVENRIRLEVELLLRRK
- a CDS encoding intradiol ring-cleavage dioxygenase, whose protein sequence is MRRRALLGMLLLPLARGQGACAPTPALTQGPYYLREVPEREDLREGLPGVPLRLLLRVQDRACRPVAGARVDLWHADALGRYSGVNAPGVFCRGFRRTDGEGRAAFLTLFPGWYPGRTPHLHLRVEAGAQVFATQLFFPEEVQRQVYALPPYRERGMPRVKNRQDGLFRADLLLPLEREGEGFRGTFVLTLPS
- the purS gene encoding phosphoribosylformylglycinamidine synthase subunit PurS, producing MPRYQATLLIELKAGILDPQGRAVEGVLRDLGHPVEGVRVGKVLEVVFRAEGPLEAEAKAKELAQLLANPVMETWALEALKELP
- the purC gene encoding phosphoribosylaminoimidazolesuccinocarboxamide synthase: MEKLYEGKAKVLYQEGPDTLRVYFKDEATAFNAQKRGVIPGKGVVNNKVSSALFRYLEAHGVRTHFLEEVSEREMRVKRVEILPLEVILRFRAAGSFAKRYGVAEGTPLKKPLLEFSLKSDALGDPLLCENAVLALGLAEEAELEAVKATTLRVGELLKAFFAERGLELVDFKLEFGRRGGEVLLADEISPDTMRLWDEKGEPWDKDRFRKDLGGVEEAYQEVLRRVLGEPQARS
- a CDS encoding HAD family hydrolase — its product is MVRALTFDVGNTLILASPRFWLLPLLEERGLRPRGDVRKAALEAFRFYEDHHLEARDLETALALWRAFHRRLLEGMGLGEHAEAVSAELVARWKDPALWPLTPGAEETLRALKAQGYRLAVVSNWDATLPEILEVVGLKRYFDHLAVSALSGHAKPDPRLFKEALSALGVAPEEAVHVGDSEADLLGAEAAGVRALLFDPLGENPKALSRLPAVLDYLP
- the purQ gene encoding phosphoribosylformylglycinamidine synthase subunit PurQ — its product is MRWAIVRFPGSNCDEDARFALKKAGIQAEYVWHTERDLKGFDGVFLPGGFSYGDYLRAGALAAKSPVMEAVRRFAEEGRYVVGVCNGFQVLTEAGLLPGALLANLNLHFTCKEVGVRVERNDLPFTRLYGKGQVLRLPIAHAEGRYHADPETLARLEGEGLVVFRYAPLKGEADYNPNGSLHDIAGIVNERGNVLGMMPHPERAVDGLLGGEDGLPFFLGLVREVVG
- the purB gene encoding adenylosuccinate lyase, encoding MIARYQTPEMARLWSEESRYRMWARVEAYALEAWEARGEVPKGLAARLLAKLEGKPLDEAFARRVAELEAETRHDLVAFTRALTEWTEDEEVGRYLHLGLTSSDVVDTAQNALLVRALDLILEELKGVEEALKALALRFKYTPAIARTHGVHAEPTSFGLRFLSFLAAFQRDEGRLRRAKGTIGVAMLSGSVGNYAHVPPEVEAHVAFRLGLEPEPISTQVVPRDRHAEVLSALAILGGNVERVAVELRHLQRTEVLEAQEPFHEGQTGSSSMPHKKNPVGLENLTGVARLLRGYLGPALEDIALWHERDIAHSSVERVILPDATTLAHYALRRLKGILEGLVVYERNLKRNLDLTRGLVYSQRVLNALIERGLPRQAAYALVQRNALRSWEEERSFLELLEEDPKNPLKGKELRALFDPKPFLRHVEAIYARFGL
- a CDS encoding uroporphyrinogen-III synthase, encoding MVLLTRGKDRALLARLAALGLEAAEVALLEQVDLPTLALLPGRLKEGWDFVAVTSKEGARRLLWAWEEAGRPSLQVAAVGEGTGRILAEGGLPPAFVPERATAQDLARGFPEARRVLFVAGDLAGRDLEEGLRARGAWVERLPVYATRERALSPEEVALLERAEVAAFFSPSGVRAFARWTRRRPKAACIGPSTAEEAERLGFSPYEAERPGLEGLFGAILRALGA
- a CDS encoding HAD family hydrolase, whose translation is MKPKAITFDFWGTLFTEGEAFLERVMPARYEILLDALSEAGHPAEEAEVREAYRQATLAFEEAWRAGEHMSVYDRVARIFALLGAPHDPGLIALTARKLEESSLLADLKPLPGVEALKALAKRYPLALVSDTGLTPGRLLREHLKRQGLDVFQAFSFSDETGFVKPRPEAFRVALEALGVAPEEALHVGDLPQTDIKGAFGAGYPWAFQYVGLREVNGEVRPTAKVKDHRELLALLE